In Kryptolebias marmoratus isolate JLee-2015 linkage group LG11, ASM164957v2, whole genome shotgun sequence, the following proteins share a genomic window:
- the camk1db gene encoding calcium/calmodulin-dependent protein kinase 1Db isoform X2: MAKENGDGSWKKHVDDIKKIFDFKEVLGTGAFSEVVMAQEKATGKMVAIKCIPKKALKGKETSIENEIAVLRKIKHENIVALEDIYESSNHLYLIMQLVSGGELFDRIVEKGFYTEMDASRLIRQVLDAVNYLHSMAIVHRDLKPENLLYFSSDDDSKIMISDFGLSKMEGTGGVMATACGTPGYVAPEVLAQKPYSKAVDCWSIGVIAYILLCGYPPFYDENDSKLFEQILKADYEFDAPYWDDISDSAKDFISCLMEKDPEKRFTCDQALEHPWIAGDTALCKNIHESVSRQMRKNFAKSKWRQAFNATAVIRHMRRLQLGTSFGSSTNSVPSPPSRAPAKSQSVDCAPLSLKDCPPIAPLKSAAKKHNQDSDGPAPPEDPPAAAEPPRPRPSTVTVIHTGTK; encoded by the exons CGGCGCGTTTTCCGAGGTGGTGATGGCTCAGGAGAAGGCCACGGGAAAGATGGTCGCGATCAAGTGCATCCCGAAGAAGGCGCTGAAGGGGAAGGAGACGAGCATCGAGAACGAGATCGCTGTCCTCAGGAA GATAAAGCACGAGAATATCGTGGCTCTGGAGGACATCTACGAGAGCTCCAATCACCTGTACCTCATAATGCAGCT CGTGTCCGGAGGCGAGCTGTTCGACCGGATCGTAGAGAAGGGCTTCTACACGGAGATGGACGCCAGCCGCCTCATCCGGCAAGTTCTGGATGCGGTCAACTATCTGCACTCCATGGCCATCGTGCACCGAGACCTGAAG CCCGAAAACCTGCTTTACTTCAGCTCCGACGACGACTCCAAGATCATGATCAGTGACTTTGGCCTGTCGAAGATGGAGGGCACGGGGGGTGTGATGGCCACGGCCTGCGGGACTCCCGGATACGTGG CTCCGGAGGTTTTGGCTCAGAAGCCGTACAGTAAAGCAGTGGACTGCTGGTCCATCGGTGTCATCGCTTATATTCT GCTTTGTGGTTACCCTCCTTTCTATGACGAGAACGATTCCAAGCTGTTCGAGCAGATCCTCAAAGCAGACTACGAGTTCGACGCACCGTATTGGGACGACATATCGGACTCTG CCAAAGACTTCATCAGCTGCTTAATGGAGAAGGACCCCGAGAAGAGATTCACGTGCGATCAGGCTCTGGAGCACCCCTG GATCGCTGGAGACACGGCCCTCTGCAAGAACATACACGAATCCGTCAGCCGGCAGATGAGGAAGAACTTCGCCAAAAGCAAGTGGAGG CAAGCGTTCAACGCCACGGCCGTGATCCGCCACATGAGGCGCCTGCAGCTGGGCACCAGCTTCGGAAGCAGCACCAACTCCGTGCCGAGCCCTCCGAGCCGCGCTCCGGCCAAGAGCCAGTCCGTGGACTGCGCCCCGCTCTCCCTGAAGGACT GTCCCCCCATAGCTCCTCTGAAATCTGCTGCTAAGAAGCACAATCAGGACTCTGACGGTCCCGCCCCACCGGAGGACCCACCGGCGGCGGCTGAGCCCCCTCGGCCCAGACCCTCCACCGTCACGGTCATCCACACTGGGACTAAATGA
- the camk1db gene encoding calcium/calmodulin-dependent protein kinase 1Db isoform X1 yields the protein MAQEKATGKMVAIKCIPKKALKGKETSIENEIAVLRKIKHENIVALEDIYESSNHLYLIMQLVSGGELFDRIVEKGFYTEMDASRLIRQVLDAVNYLHSMAIVHRDLKPENLLYFSSDDDSKIMISDFGLSKMEGTGGVMATACGTPGYVAPEVLAQKPYSKAVDCWSIGVIAYILLCGYPPFYDENDSKLFEQILKADYEFDAPYWDDISDSAKDFISCLMEKDPEKRFTCDQALEHPWIAGDTALCKNIHESVSRQMRKNFAKSKWRQAFNATAVIRHMRRLQLGTSFGSSTNSVPSPPSRAPAKSQSVDCAPLSLKDCPPIAPLKSAAKKHNQDSDGPAPPEDPPAAAEPPRPRPSTVTVIHTGTK from the exons ATGGCTCAGGAGAAGGCCACGGGAAAGATGGTCGCGATCAAGTGCATCCCGAAGAAGGCGCTGAAGGGGAAGGAGACGAGCATCGAGAACGAGATCGCTGTCCTCAGGAA GATAAAGCACGAGAATATCGTGGCTCTGGAGGACATCTACGAGAGCTCCAATCACCTGTACCTCATAATGCAGCT CGTGTCCGGAGGCGAGCTGTTCGACCGGATCGTAGAGAAGGGCTTCTACACGGAGATGGACGCCAGCCGCCTCATCCGGCAAGTTCTGGATGCGGTCAACTATCTGCACTCCATGGCCATCGTGCACCGAGACCTGAAG CCCGAAAACCTGCTTTACTTCAGCTCCGACGACGACTCCAAGATCATGATCAGTGACTTTGGCCTGTCGAAGATGGAGGGCACGGGGGGTGTGATGGCCACGGCCTGCGGGACTCCCGGATACGTGG CTCCGGAGGTTTTGGCTCAGAAGCCGTACAGTAAAGCAGTGGACTGCTGGTCCATCGGTGTCATCGCTTATATTCT GCTTTGTGGTTACCCTCCTTTCTATGACGAGAACGATTCCAAGCTGTTCGAGCAGATCCTCAAAGCAGACTACGAGTTCGACGCACCGTATTGGGACGACATATCGGACTCTG CCAAAGACTTCATCAGCTGCTTAATGGAGAAGGACCCCGAGAAGAGATTCACGTGCGATCAGGCTCTGGAGCACCCCTG GATCGCTGGAGACACGGCCCTCTGCAAGAACATACACGAATCCGTCAGCCGGCAGATGAGGAAGAACTTCGCCAAAAGCAAGTGGAGG CAAGCGTTCAACGCCACGGCCGTGATCCGCCACATGAGGCGCCTGCAGCTGGGCACCAGCTTCGGAAGCAGCACCAACTCCGTGCCGAGCCCTCCGAGCCGCGCTCCGGCCAAGAGCCAGTCCGTGGACTGCGCCCCGCTCTCCCTGAAGGACT GTCCCCCCATAGCTCCTCTGAAATCTGCTGCTAAGAAGCACAATCAGGACTCTGACGGTCCCGCCCCACCGGAGGACCCACCGGCGGCGGCTGAGCCCCCTCGGCCCAGACCCTCCACCGTCACGGTCATCCACACTGGGACTAAATGA
- the ucmab gene encoding unique cartilage matrix-associated protein translates to MSWTFAALLALLTVLLALNLSPEAESAAVHSSNRRPRGPPRRIFMKEAEASDFFRRRSKRATKSPDEISAEQRAVLAADERRREFHEEKRNEFESHSEEDQDEQDERSRASSEQWREFHYDGMDPPHEDNRPSV, encoded by the exons ATGTCCTGGACGTTCGCAGCCCTCCTGGCTCTCCTCACCGTGCTCCTTGCACTAAACC TGTCTCCAGAGGCCGAGTCTGCAGCTGTGCACAGTAGCAACAGACGTCCCCGAG GTCCACCGAGGAGGATCTTCATGAAAGAGGCCGAAGCCTCAGACTTCTTCAGGAGACGCAGCAAACGAGCCACAAAGTCTCCGGATGAGATCAGCG CTGAGCAGAGGGCGGTTCTGGCTGCGGACGAACGGAGGAGGGAGTTTCACGAGGAGAAGAGGAACGAGTTCGAGAGCCACTCCGAGGAGGACCAAGACG AGCAAGACGAGAGGAGCAGGGCGAGCTCGGAGCAGTGGAGGGAGTTCCACTACGACGGAATGGATCCTCCCCACGAGGACAACCGGCCCTCcgtctga